GTATTGAAGGTGAAGGTTTCTATTTCAAGAACGTAACGGATACTGCTCCAGACTGGGCGGAGACATATTTTTACCATAGCGATACAGATAACAAGGATAAGCATTATCTGGTCGGAAAAGATGAAGCGACACTGCTTTACATGGTCAATCTTGGCTGCATTGAGATGAACCCCTGGAGTAGTACGGTCAAAAAGCCCGAAAATCCATCATTCTGTATTATCGATTTAGACCCGGATAAAAATTCCTTTAATCAGGTCGTTGAGGCAGCACAGGTAACGAAGAGCATCCTAGATGATATGGGCGTTCCAAGTTATTGTAAGACCAGCGGTTCTACTGGCCTTCATATCTATATTCCGCTCGGGGGGAAATACAGCTATGATCAGTCCAAGGAATTTGCCAGGGTGGTTGTCACATTAGTACATAATGAGTTGCCCAAGTTCACCAGTTTAGAACGGTCCATTAAGGATCGGAAAGGAAAAATGTATCTGGATTTTTTACAGAATAGACCCCATGCAACCATTGCTGCGGCCTACGCTGTCCGTCCTAAACCCGGAGCAACGGTATCTATGCCGCTTCATTGGGATGAAGTTAAGAAGGGGCTGAAAATAAGCGATTTTCATCTATTGAATGCCATAGAAAGAATGAATAGCGAAGGTGATATTTTTAAGCCTGTCCTTGGTAAAGGTATTGATCTTAAAAAAGTAATTGAAAAATATACTAAATAAATGCATTTAAACCTCCATGGATAATCCGGAATTAAAAACCAGTAGTAAAAAATCAATTGACCTATTCCTTTAAGCAATAATCATATTATATTGTTCTGGTTTATGGCAGATCATCCGATATACTAGGTTGTCAAAAATATTCCCTTTCATAAAACTTCTGTTGAATCGATAGGTATATTCATTAATATATTCCTGTAGATCTCCAACGTGATGGTACATTCCTCTCAACCAGCTTTTAAAGGTCATGATAACCCTGTGTAGTTCTGGGAAGTTCTCACCTTTCTTACCAGATTTGACACGCTCCATATTTTCGAAATCTTTCAATATCGGCTTATAACCTGTCCATTTGTCGGTGGTCACCTTAGCCTGTGGCTCTATGTTTTGCTTCATGAAGCTACCTAAGTTGATCGCATCGGCTTTGTCTATCACCTTGGCGTAAAAGCGCGAAACTCCGTTGCCTTTCTTTTCTATAGCAACCACCACAAGCTTCTTCTTTCCTTTTTTACGTCCTTTGGAATTTTCATCCTGACCGCCAACAAATGTTTCGTCAACTTCCACAACTCCACGCAAAGGAAATTTACCGCTGCTCTCCATCGCTTTCATCACTTTGCGTTTGAATAACCATGCTACTTTTTGCTTGATCCCTAACTTCCTGCCAAGCTCGGTACTGGCAATACCCTTTTTGTTTGTACTTATGAAGTATACTGCGTAAAAGGCTTTAACTAAAGGAAACTTAACCTTATGGAATAGGGTGCCCGCTGTAGGAGATTCCAAATAACGGCAGCGATTGCACTGACGGTCATGCTCTTTTATTCCCTTGCAAAAACTCCCGTAACCACATTTCTTACATTTGTAACCATCTTGCCATTTCAAAGCCGATAAATAAGCTAAACAATCAGCATCACTGCTAAATTGCGACTGAAAATCGAACAAACTCAACTCTTTTTCTTTATTGCCTACCATACCTAAATTTAATCACCTAAAGATAAGAAAACTAAATTATTTAGCAAAAGGATAGGTCAAAAAATCAATATACAGTGCACTCGCGGCGAATGTATTAATTGCATTAACAAAATTCATTGCGGGATCATTTACAAATAGTTCCTCCATGATTTCAGAGGGTATTCACTCAACGGTAGATACTGCCAATCAATTGCTCATACTTTATGGCTTAAAAAGAAGTAAGAGGCCACCCGACCAGTCTCATCCTTTTGGTTATGGTAAAGAACTATACTTTTGGTCTTTTGTTGTTTCCATTCTGATCTTTGGGCTTGGTGGGGCATTATCCATTTACCAGGGTATAGCTCATATTATGGAACCCGAATTAATGAGCGATCCTTTTTGGAATTATATTGTACTCATACTCTCCTTAATTTTTGAGGGAACTTCTTTTTTTATTGCTTTAAAAGAATTCAATAAAACCCGCAATGGCATGGGTTGGTGGGATGCAATTATTAAGAGTAAAGATCCTTCCAGTTTCCTTGTGGTCTTTGAAGATGGTGCAGCTGTGGCAGGGCTAATAATCGTTATGGTACTCATGGGACTAAGTCATTACTTGCAGATCCCTGAATTAGATGGCCTAGCTTCAGTAATCGTAGGCTTGTTGTTGGTTTTTGTATCCTTTATATTGGCTAGAGAAAGCAGAAGCTTATTAATGGGAGAGGGAATTGCTTCAGAAACAAGATTGAAAATTGCCCAGCTTGCAGAAAAGGATTCGGCTGTTGTAAAAACTAAAAACATACTATCCACTTATCAATCGCCAGAGTACGTTGTATTGATGCTTATTATTGATTTTGAAGATCATCTTGAAACAGAGGAAATCACCGAGGCTATACGTCGGATTCGTGAGGATATAAAAAATGAATTTGAGTTTGTACACTTTGTGATTATTCAACCAGAATGATCCTATACAAGCCCTTTTAACACGCTATCAAAACATCATCTTCAAGCCCATAGCGTCAGAAATGGTGGTAATCCTGACAAATGTAAATACCTGCCAAACCTTCCTGACTTTGGCTTTGTTCACTACGGACCAATCAGTGAGAACTCTTACGCGAAATGCCGAGCCTAATGAAATTGCACCAAGCTTTCTATTTCTAGCTAGCGAAGATTCACATTTTATGAGCGGTCAAGTTTTATATCCCAATGGAGGAGAAGTTGTAAATGGTTAGCGAACGAATCACTCATCATCAGATGGCAAGTCGTTATCTAGCGATCTTTGAAAACCGAGAGGTAACACGCTGCGGCTTCCTGCGCATTTTTGTCAAACTAAAGGTTTCATACCAATCAATAATTTATTCACTTGCGTCCTAAACGTTTAAAAAATGGCGGTGTTTTGATATAGCGAGATCGCTATATTTAAATCACAAAATTATAACACACCACCATGATAAATTTAAATGTTTTTAGTCAGATTTTATCTCTTATCGACCGCGAATTATTCAAAGATTTGGTTTCAAAGCACAAAAGTGACAAACATCAGAAAGGGATCAACAGCTGGACGCATCTAGTCAGTATGCTTTTCTGTCATTTTTCCTCGGCAGATTCGGTTCGTGATATTAGTAACGGTCTACGCAGTACCACTGGTAATCTGAACCACTTAGGTGTAGTAAGAGCTCCAAGTAAGTCTAATATATCCTATATCAACACACACCGTACCCATGAACTTTTCAAAGATCTTTACTATTCTGTTTTGGATAGGCTTTGGCAAAAGGACACCCATTTTCGCAAAGATCTTGTTCAGCTAAAGCGTAAAGTATATCTGATGGATGCAAGCATCATCCCCTTATGTCTATCTGTATTTGACTGGGCAAAGTTTCGCAGCACCAAAGGTGCCGTAAAGCTGCACACTGTCTTGGATTATGATGGCTGCCTACCTGTTTTTATGCAGATTACCGATGGAAAAGTACATGAGAGCCAGCGAGCCGGTAGTTACAGTTTTTCCAAGGGAAGCGTGGTGGTAGTGGACCGTGGCTACGTGGATTACAGCTGGCTTGGGGATTTGGACAGCAGGGGGTGTTACTTCGTTACCAGGAGTAAAGTTAATATGAAGTACAAGGTTATCAAGTCCTATCAGAGTGAAGCACTCATGGAAAAGGGGATCCTTAAGGATGAGCTCATTGAGCTATCCGGTGCTGCCTGCAATAAATACAACGGCAAGCCGCTACGCCTAGTCCACTTTTGGGACAGCACCACTGGCAATGAGTACCACTTTTTGACCAATAATACGAAGTGGAAGGCTTCTTTGGTGGCAAACATCTATAAACAACGCTGGCATATCGAAGTCTTCTTCAAGCATCTAAAGCAGCGCTTAAAAGTATCGACATTCATAGGGACTTCTGAAAATGCAGTGATGATCCAGATCTGGACTTCACTCATTGG
The DNA window shown above is from Sphingobacterium thalpophilum and carries:
- a CDS encoding SDR family oxidoreductase, with translation MVVILTNVNTCQTFLTLALFTTDQSVRTLTRNAEPNEIAPSFLFLASEDSHFMSGQVLYPNGGEVVNG
- a CDS encoding IS1595 family transposase, producing the protein MVGNKEKELSLFDFQSQFSSDADCLAYLSALKWQDGYKCKKCGYGSFCKGIKEHDRQCNRCRYLESPTAGTLFHKVKFPLVKAFYAVYFISTNKKGIASTELGRKLGIKQKVAWLFKRKVMKAMESSGKFPLRGVVEVDETFVGGQDENSKGRKKGKKKLVVVAIEKKGNGVSRFYAKVIDKADAINLGSFMKQNIEPQAKVTTDKWTGYKPILKDFENMERVKSGKKGENFPELHRVIMTFKSWLRGMYHHVGDLQEYINEYTYRFNRSFMKGNIFDNLVYRMICHKPEQYNMIIA
- a CDS encoding IS4 family transposase; its protein translation is MINLNVFSQILSLIDRELFKDLVSKHKSDKHQKGINSWTHLVSMLFCHFSSADSVRDISNGLRSTTGNLNHLGVVRAPSKSNISYINTHRTHELFKDLYYSVLDRLWQKDTHFRKDLVQLKRKVYLMDASIIPLCLSVFDWAKFRSTKGAVKLHTVLDYDGCLPVFMQITDGKVHESQRAGSYSFSKGSVVVVDRGYVDYSWLGDLDSRGCYFVTRSKVNMKYKVIKSYQSEALMEKGILKDELIELSGAACNKYNGKPLRLVHFWDSTTGNEYHFLTNNTKWKASLVANIYKQRWHIEVFFKHLKQRLKVSTFIGTSENAVMIQIWTSLIGILLLKYLQKKAKYDWNLSNLVAFIRMNIFVKINIWQWIDDPFLRPPIKGKKGQLKIFAD
- a CDS encoding cation diffusion facilitator family transporter, with translation MYSALAANVLIALTKFIAGSFTNSSSMISEGIHSTVDTANQLLILYGLKRSKRPPDQSHPFGYGKELYFWSFVVSILIFGLGGALSIYQGIAHIMEPELMSDPFWNYIVLILSLIFEGTSFFIALKEFNKTRNGMGWWDAIIKSKDPSSFLVVFEDGAAVAGLIIVMVLMGLSHYLQIPELDGLASVIVGLLLVFVSFILARESRSLLMGEGIASETRLKIAQLAEKDSAVVKTKNILSTYQSPEYVVLMLIIDFEDHLETEEITEAIRRIREDIKNEFEFVHFVIIQPE